One window from the genome of Mucilaginibacter ginsenosidivorans encodes:
- a CDS encoding MauE/DoxX family redox-associated membrane protein, producing the protein MNTLNTRTTRKTQAPRDRFSPIAAALLILLWAYAAVSKLLDFDQFRGELLNQAIPRETAYPLSWLLPLSELSAAALLLFPKTEYRGFLLSALLLTLFSGYIALVLLGFWERIPCSCGGVLRHLGWGPHLVFNLAFLALSLAGVLQNHRRG; encoded by the coding sequence ATGAATACCCTGAACACCCGGACAACCCGGAAAACCCAGGCGCCCCGCGACAGGTTCAGCCCCATCGCCGCCGCCCTGCTCATCCTCCTCTGGGCCTATGCCGCAGTAAGCAAGCTGCTCGATTTTGACCAGTTCCGCGGGGAACTCCTCAACCAGGCCATCCCCCGCGAAACCGCCTACCCCCTGTCCTGGCTGCTGCCGCTCAGCGAACTCAGCGCCGCCGCCCTGCTGCTTTTTCCCAAAACCGAATACCGCGGCTTCCTCCTCAGCGCCCTCCTGCTGACCCTGTTCAGCGGCTACATCGCCCTCGTCCTCCTCGGCTTCTGGGAACGTATCCCCTGCTCCTGCGGCGGCGTCCTCCGCCACCTCGGCTGGGGCCCCCACCTCGTGTTCAACCTCGCCTTCCTCGCCCTCAGCCTGGCCGGCGTCCTGCAAAACCACCGGCGCGGCTAA
- a CDS encoding PorP/SprF family type IX secretion system membrane protein: MKQIFRKSLLFRYFLFIVFSTSAQQKPQYTQYLLNQQLLNPAVTGIENYIEAKAAYRSQWTGLDGAPVTSYLSLSAPIGREFINTPGPTGSNPYSRYYPETYQASPAHHGIGLQLLSDQAGPYTTTDIAASYAYHLGLSQTWNLALGLQAGFQNFNLDPAKLSLTDPGDPAFLNAAGNHWRPAIGAGLWAYSPTTFIGLSAQQLLPAQAGNGTAATPAGTVNWFLTAGLKCLITDDLALIPSAMLKVIRPLPPSVDLSLKAAFGNRFWIGASYRDRDGLAGLAGLNISPLLNIAYAYDYNTSALRNVNTGSHEIVLTLLLNNRNRVLCPEHTF; this comes from the coding sequence ATGAAACAAATTTTTAGGAAATCACTACTCTTCCGTTACTTCCTTTTTATAGTTTTTTCCACCTCCGCCCAGCAAAAACCTCAGTACACCCAATACCTCCTCAACCAGCAACTGCTCAACCCCGCCGTCACCGGCATCGAGAACTACATTGAAGCGAAAGCCGCCTACCGCAGCCAGTGGACCGGCCTCGACGGCGCACCCGTCACCAGCTACCTCAGCCTCAGCGCCCCCATCGGCCGCGAATTCATCAACACCCCCGGCCCCACCGGCAGCAACCCCTACAGCCGCTATTACCCCGAAACCTACCAGGCCTCCCCCGCCCACCATGGCATCGGCCTCCAGCTCCTCTCCGACCAGGCCGGCCCCTACACCACCACCGATATCGCCGCCTCCTACGCCTACCACCTCGGCCTCAGCCAAACCTGGAACCTCGCCCTCGGCCTCCAGGCCGGCTTCCAAAACTTTAACCTCGACCCCGCAAAACTCAGCCTCACCGACCCCGGCGACCCCGCTTTCCTCAACGCCGCCGGCAACCACTGGCGCCCCGCCATCGGCGCCGGCCTCTGGGCCTACAGCCCAACCACCTTCATCGGCCTCTCCGCCCAGCAACTCCTGCCCGCGCAAGCCGGCAACGGCACCGCCGCCACACCCGCCGGCACCGTCAACTGGTTCCTCACCGCCGGCCTCAAATGCCTCATCACCGACGACCTTGCCCTCATCCCCTCCGCCATGCTCAAAGTCATCCGCCCCCTCCCCCCATCCGTCGACCTCAGCCTGAAAGCCGCCTTCGGCAACCGCTTCTGGATCGGCGCCAGCTACCGCGACCGTGACGGCCTCGCCGGCCTCGCCGGCCTCAACATCAGCCCCCTCCTCAACATCGCCTATGCCTACGATTACAACACCTCCGCCCTGCGCAACGTCAACACCGGCAGCCACGAGATCGTCCTCACCCTCCTGCTCAACAACCGCAACCGCGTGCTCTGCCCCGAGCACACCTTTTAA
- a CDS encoding helix-turn-helix domain-containing protein, translating to MAKKSIPADKEDEELLRRFAARVKALRKAQGFPDYEDFANARGLNRSQYGRYERGVSDIRLTTLLKVIRGLGVTPAEFFSEGFDAPG from the coding sequence ATGGCGAAAAAATCCATCCCGGCGGACAAGGAAGATGAGGAGCTGCTGCGTCGCTTTGCGGCACGTGTGAAGGCCTTGCGGAAGGCGCAGGGTTTCCCGGATTACGAGGATTTTGCGAATGCCAGGGGCCTGAACCGTTCGCAGTACGGGCGCTATGAACGTGGTGTTTCGGATATTCGCCTGACAACGTTATTGAAGGTGATCAGGGGCCTGGGGGTGACGCCGGCTGAGTTTTTCAGCGAGGGTTTCGATGCGCCGGGTTAA
- a CDS encoding DUF6520 family protein, whose product MKKLKVSITALALVLGVGTAFATTAYRPFTNKTWALNPSTGLYMDITGQVRGVDYNCTGASGTCTADFPSDVNPNDQAHDAHPGTVQGTNIQTGVFSN is encoded by the coding sequence ATGAAAAAGTTAAAAGTTTCCATCACCGCCCTGGCCCTCGTACTCGGCGTCGGCACGGCCTTCGCCACCACCGCGTACCGCCCGTTCACCAACAAGACCTGGGCGCTCAACCCAAGCACCGGCCTGTATATGGACATCACCGGCCAGGTACGCGGCGTTGACTACAACTGCACCGGCGCCTCCGGCACCTGCACCGCCGACTTCCCCAGCGACGTCAACCCCAACGACCAGGCCCACGACGCCCACCCCGGCACCGTCCAGGGCACCAACATCCAGACCGGCGTATTCAGCAACTAA
- a CDS encoding LytR/AlgR family response regulator transcription factor has product MKTTVYIVDDEPHALEILAGYIRRTPGLELAGTATEPLQALAEIRRDPPDLAFLDIDLPVITGLELAGMLPARTRAVISTSYREYGPEAFDHEVLDYLLKPYAYERFLAALRKFDAQRTPDTGPSGETDQLLLLKTGTKGKLRKIDTTAIVCIEGAQNYVRLHLADGEALLTNLTLQDLQERLPAAHFFRVHKSFIINLRRIRTFEQRRVLLDNQQDVPVGRSYQAAFQHRLAPLLLLPKKDRS; this is encoded by the coding sequence ATGAAAACCACCGTTTATATCGTCGACGACGAACCCCATGCCCTCGAAATCCTGGCCGGCTACATCCGCCGGACCCCCGGCCTCGAACTCGCCGGCACCGCCACCGAGCCCCTGCAAGCCCTCGCCGAGATCCGCCGCGACCCGCCGGACCTCGCCTTCCTGGACATCGACCTGCCCGTCATCACCGGCCTCGAGCTGGCCGGCATGCTGCCCGCGCGCACCCGCGCCGTCATCAGCACCTCCTACCGGGAATACGGCCCAGAAGCCTTTGACCACGAAGTCCTCGATTACCTGTTGAAACCCTACGCCTACGAACGCTTCCTTGCCGCCCTGCGGAAGTTTGACGCCCAGCGCACCCCCGATACCGGACCGTCCGGCGAAACCGATCAACTGTTACTGCTCAAGACCGGCACCAAAGGCAAATTGCGGAAGATCGATACCACCGCCATCGTCTGTATCGAAGGTGCCCAGAACTACGTCCGCCTGCACCTCGCCGACGGAGAAGCCCTCCTGACCAACCTCACCCTGCAGGACCTCCAGGAGCGCCTGCCCGCCGCCCATTTTTTCCGCGTTCACAAATCCTTTATCATCAACCTCCGGCGCATCCGCACCTTCGAACAGCGCCGCGTCCTCCTCGACAACCAGCAGGACGTACCCGTCGGCCGCTCCTACCAGGCCGCTTTCCAGCACCGCCTCGCACCCCTGCTCCTGCTTCCCAAAAAAGACCGCAGCTGA
- a CDS encoding lantibiotic dehydratase gives MERDDRDKVPGGMDPALVMAEGLLLREPLFGPGDYAGKGPAGLLAEPLFRQALWLASPQFYRALEKLGFDWERLDAGKRLSLKKYMNRACFRPTPFGAFASFAVTGWGTGGGRGAARETWLHLLPSRELELAALRLSPPGEGELLALNPALYRAGKGYRYVFSEVRGDGALKFWLNALDAGPAHRLLFRWLGRGPLPLGELAGRLSGELGCDLAEALGWLRFLLGEQVLLGAADPGLLRGEEAAVPGLPGWGELAGFFGRFEPGALGLPERGAALEKVLPGSLRRGDGAYDYALLERTGGRGPSGPGCRERLLEAVGALRALGLPGGIRPLEEFVREFKKRYDRGKVPLLEALDPDQGIGYDVPPRAGGDDFLLAGLVFPDTPGAGVPPAWTAAHRLLFRLWRQAPGRSAFGPLCLSREDILELEGQAGAEGRGLLPASLGVLFREADGGLLWLERCGGPSAVALAGRFSVCSDAVYGLCREVARLEEAANPGVVFAEVAQLSGGHIDNINRRRQVYDRVIPVNVFPRAGGRGVLLPSDLLLSVQGEELVLESAALGMRVVPRLPTAYNYRHNELALFRLLCDLQYPQPLGDLALDLERFFPGEDFYPRVEYRGVVLAAAKWRLAKGELEQLRAAPRSLGRLHLFRERRGLPALVATGFGDRQLVFDLSRDEEAWFFLEQLAGKEGMLIEEVPGGRPAVAQYLGFLVRRDAAVLPLPRVPAVPAGVQRRFLPGSEWLFVKLFCTPRVADELLAGVVAPFIRENRGVIRRWFFIRYAEGGYHIRLRLMGEPAALAALLPALHGRLRRWAGGRMVKAVQGDVYDRELERYGAGQIGLAEACFEAESVWVLEQLAGRGSGAAVPVELAVLALVWLMSEAMLGERAGDFFRAMGARFLAEYREPKALKRSLDEKFRGMRPAMEGLLAGEALRVYAGKAAVRRVLSCCLELYGATGGWAERKRLALVADLVHMLVNRLFRSSQLDYELAVYYLLGKYERSPAGRLR, from the coding sequence ATGGAACGGGACGATCGGGATAAGGTGCCGGGTGGGATGGATCCGGCGTTGGTGATGGCGGAGGGGCTGCTGCTGCGGGAGCCTTTGTTTGGGCCGGGGGATTACGCGGGGAAGGGGCCGGCGGGGCTGCTGGCGGAGCCTTTGTTCCGCCAGGCGCTTTGGCTGGCGAGCCCGCAGTTTTACCGGGCGCTGGAAAAGCTGGGTTTCGACTGGGAGCGGCTGGATGCGGGTAAGCGGCTGTCGCTGAAGAAATATATGAACCGGGCCTGTTTCCGGCCAACGCCGTTCGGGGCCTTTGCTTCGTTTGCGGTGACGGGCTGGGGAACCGGCGGGGGACGGGGGGCTGCGCGGGAAACCTGGCTGCACCTGCTGCCGTCGCGGGAGCTGGAACTGGCGGCGCTGCGGCTTTCGCCGCCGGGGGAGGGGGAGTTGCTGGCGCTGAACCCGGCCTTGTACCGGGCGGGAAAGGGTTACCGCTATGTTTTCTCGGAGGTGCGGGGGGATGGTGCGCTCAAATTCTGGCTGAATGCGCTGGATGCGGGGCCGGCGCACCGGCTGCTTTTCCGCTGGCTGGGGCGGGGGCCGCTGCCGCTGGGGGAACTGGCGGGGCGCTTGTCGGGGGAGCTTGGCTGTGATCTGGCGGAGGCTTTGGGCTGGCTGCGCTTTCTGCTGGGGGAGCAGGTGCTGCTGGGTGCTGCGGACCCGGGTTTGCTGCGGGGGGAGGAAGCGGCGGTGCCGGGTTTGCCTGGCTGGGGGGAACTGGCGGGGTTTTTCGGCCGTTTTGAGCCTGGGGCCCTGGGGCTGCCGGAACGGGGCGCGGCGCTGGAAAAGGTGTTGCCGGGGTCCTTGCGGCGGGGGGATGGTGCCTATGATTACGCGCTGCTGGAACGTACGGGCGGGCGGGGGCCGTCGGGGCCGGGTTGCCGGGAACGGTTGCTGGAGGCGGTGGGCGCGCTGCGGGCGCTGGGCCTGCCGGGTGGTATCCGGCCGCTGGAGGAGTTTGTGCGCGAGTTCAAAAAGCGTTATGACCGGGGGAAGGTGCCGCTGCTGGAGGCGCTGGACCCGGACCAGGGGATCGGCTATGATGTGCCGCCGCGGGCCGGGGGGGATGATTTCCTGCTGGCGGGGCTGGTTTTCCCGGATACGCCGGGCGCTGGTGTTCCGCCGGCCTGGACGGCGGCGCACCGGCTGTTGTTCCGCCTGTGGCGGCAGGCGCCGGGGAGGTCGGCCTTCGGTCCGCTTTGTTTGTCGCGGGAGGATATCCTGGAACTGGAAGGGCAGGCGGGGGCGGAGGGCCGGGGTTTGCTGCCGGCTTCGCTGGGGGTATTGTTCCGGGAAGCGGATGGTGGCCTGCTGTGGCTGGAGCGTTGCGGGGGGCCCTCGGCGGTGGCGCTGGCGGGCCGTTTCTCGGTTTGCAGCGATGCCGTGTACGGGCTTTGCCGGGAGGTGGCGCGGCTGGAGGAAGCGGCGAACCCGGGGGTGGTGTTTGCGGAGGTCGCCCAGCTTTCGGGGGGGCATATCGATAATATTAACCGGCGGCGGCAGGTTTACGACCGGGTGATCCCGGTTAATGTGTTCCCGCGGGCGGGTGGCCGGGGGGTGCTTTTGCCTTCGGACCTGCTGTTGTCGGTGCAGGGGGAGGAACTGGTGCTGGAATCGGCGGCCCTGGGGATGCGGGTGGTGCCGCGGCTGCCGACGGCGTATAACTACCGGCATAATGAGCTGGCGCTGTTCCGGCTGTTGTGTGACCTGCAGTATCCGCAGCCGCTTGGGGACCTGGCGCTGGACCTGGAGCGGTTTTTCCCGGGGGAGGATTTTTACCCGCGCGTGGAGTACCGCGGGGTGGTGCTGGCGGCGGCGAAATGGCGGCTGGCAAAGGGGGAACTGGAGCAGCTGCGGGCGGCGCCGCGCTCGCTGGGGCGGCTGCACCTGTTCCGGGAAAGGCGGGGCCTGCCGGCGCTGGTGGCGACGGGTTTTGGGGACCGGCAGCTGGTGTTCGACCTGTCGCGGGATGAGGAGGCCTGGTTTTTCCTGGAGCAGCTGGCGGGGAAGGAGGGCATGCTGATCGAAGAGGTGCCGGGCGGGCGCCCGGCGGTGGCGCAGTACCTGGGTTTCCTGGTGCGGCGGGATGCGGCCGTCCTGCCTTTGCCGCGGGTACCTGCGGTGCCGGCGGGGGTGCAGCGGCGGTTCCTGCCGGGGAGCGAATGGCTGTTTGTCAAGCTTTTTTGCACGCCGCGGGTGGCGGATGAGCTGCTGGCGGGGGTGGTGGCGCCTTTTATCCGGGAGAACCGGGGGGTGATCCGGCGCTGGTTCTTTATCCGCTACGCGGAGGGGGGGTACCACATCCGCCTGCGGCTGATGGGCGAACCGGCGGCGCTGGCAGCTTTGCTGCCGGCGCTGCACGGGCGGTTACGGCGTTGGGCGGGCGGGCGCATGGTCAAAGCGGTGCAGGGGGATGTCTATGACCGCGAGCTGGAACGCTACGGGGCCGGGCAGATCGGGCTGGCGGAGGCGTGTTTCGAGGCGGAGAGCGTATGGGTGCTGGAGCAATTGGCGGGGCGGGGTTCCGGGGCTGCGGTGCCGGTGGAGCTGGCGGTGCTGGCGCTGGTCTGGCTGATGTCGGAGGCGATGCTGGGTGAACGGGCGGGTGATTTTTTCCGGGCGATGGGGGCGCGTTTTCTTGCGGAATACCGGGAGCCGAAGGCGCTGAAGCGGAGCCTGGACGAGAAGTTCCGGGGGATGCGGCCGGCGATGGAGGGGCTGCTGGCGGGGGAGGCGCTGCGGGTTTATGCGGGGAAGGCGGCGGTGCGGCGGGTGTTGTCCTGCTGCCTGGAGTTGTACGGGGCGACGGGGGGATGGGCGGAAAGGAAGCGGCTGGCGCTGGTGGCGGACCTGGTCCATATGCTGGTTAACCGGCTTTTCCGCTCGTCCCAGCTGGATTATGAGCTGGCGGTGTATTACCTGCTGGGTAAATATGAGCGCTCGCCTGCCGGGCGGCTGCGGTGA
- a CDS encoding RagB/SusD family nutrient uptake outer membrane protein codes for MKMKFGIGALLLLAALWSACQKGYLEVKPSKALLVPSALGDFRALLDNLNVFNLSPGLPGIADGDFYTTDAGWAAYQSNGERNSYTWARDIFGNEPSADWNIPYQQVFYSNVVLEGLDGLGADSVSAEFRAVKGTALFSRGTAFFNLAQVFCADYGAGDPGAALGLPLRLSPDVTLRVGRSSLRETYARVLSDLRASAALLPVSVGYKSRPSRAAAWGMLARVYLAMGDYARAGGCADSCLALQGALLDYSLLDGSARRPFPRALPDGNGEVIWYCAAVPYSFNQGSSPTYVDSALYGSYGEGDLRKGLFFAAKAEGGFGFKGNYSGVLTLFSGLAADELYLVRAECRVRTGDVAGGMADLNTLLAKRYAPGGFMPLSAGDADAALALVLRERRKELPDRGTRWGDLRRLNREAAFRVELVRELNGAVYRLEPGSVDYVYPIPADEVGRSGIQQNPR; via the coding sequence ATGAAAATGAAATTTGGAATAGGGGCTTTGCTCCTGCTGGCGGCGCTTTGGTCTGCCTGCCAGAAGGGTTACCTGGAGGTGAAGCCGTCGAAGGCGCTGCTGGTGCCTTCGGCGCTGGGGGATTTCCGGGCTTTGCTGGATAACCTGAATGTGTTTAACCTGTCGCCGGGGCTGCCGGGGATCGCGGACGGGGATTTTTATACGACGGATGCGGGCTGGGCGGCTTACCAGAGCAACGGGGAGCGGAACAGTTATACCTGGGCGCGGGACATTTTCGGGAACGAGCCGTCGGCGGACTGGAATATTCCTTACCAGCAGGTGTTTTACAGCAACGTGGTGCTGGAGGGGCTGGACGGGCTGGGGGCGGACAGCGTTTCGGCGGAGTTCCGCGCGGTGAAGGGGACGGCGCTGTTTTCACGGGGGACGGCGTTCTTTAACCTGGCGCAGGTGTTTTGCGCGGATTACGGCGCGGGGGACCCGGGGGCCGCTTTGGGTTTGCCGCTGCGGCTGTCGCCGGACGTGACGCTGCGGGTGGGGCGCTCGTCGCTGCGGGAGACGTATGCACGGGTGCTGTCGGACCTGCGGGCCTCGGCGGCGCTGCTGCCGGTGTCGGTGGGTTATAAGAGCCGGCCGTCGCGGGCGGCGGCCTGGGGGATGCTGGCGCGGGTTTACCTGGCGATGGGGGACTATGCGCGGGCGGGGGGCTGCGCGGATTCCTGCCTGGCCTTACAGGGGGCGTTGCTGGACTATTCGTTGCTGGACGGGTCGGCGCGGCGTCCGTTCCCGCGGGCGCTGCCGGACGGGAACGGGGAGGTGATCTGGTATTGCGCGGCGGTGCCTTATTCGTTTAACCAGGGTTCTTCGCCGACCTATGTGGATTCGGCGCTGTATGGTTCTTACGGGGAGGGGGACCTGCGGAAGGGTTTGTTCTTTGCGGCGAAGGCGGAAGGGGGCTTTGGTTTTAAGGGGAATTACAGCGGGGTGCTGACGCTGTTCTCGGGACTGGCGGCGGATGAGCTGTACCTGGTCCGGGCGGAGTGCCGGGTGCGGACGGGTGATGTGGCGGGGGGTATGGCGGACCTGAATACGCTGCTGGCGAAACGGTATGCGCCGGGGGGCTTTATGCCGCTTTCGGCGGGGGACGCGGATGCGGCGCTGGCGCTGGTGCTGCGGGAGCGGCGGAAGGAGTTGCCGGACCGGGGGACGCGCTGGGGGGACCTGCGGCGGCTGAACCGGGAGGCGGCTTTCCGGGTGGAACTGGTGCGGGAACTGAACGGGGCGGTGTACCGGCTGGAGCCGGGGAGCGTGGACTATGTGTACCCGATACCGGCGGATGAGGTGGGGCGGAGCGGGATCCAGCAGAATCCGCGTTAA
- a CDS encoding T9SS type B sorting domain-containing protein, which yields MKRLILFSFLFVSVLRGAAQGIVQDCVLGQALQQTVNYCSAAGEFSNNNKHKSMWFVFKATAHDVNISVSSLGLSGGLASPVVRLYSDCSGTELVGSSIAGAALTSLYKGGLIIGATYYLQVTGDQGQLGVFSLCLNNYNPVVKPGQDCATASVLCTTEAISQQDVTGAGADNDEAKGTCLSVAGQASEANSAWYKWQAANSGTLVFTITPSDTRDDIDWVLFDLGTTGDCSGVRAANAIRCKAGAGVDVTDCPGDKPYYKTGLDFGETDVSEPPGCGQGQNGKLAFLTMQQGHFYALLINNFSSGNNGFSLAFTDEAGKAGTGLFAGPQPVIGVTAPPDCTEAPQYVFTSKSVNYTSLQWSFGEGASPAGGSGEGPFAVSYAMPGPKTVTLEAGGAGGCTVVAVESLLVRMKPALPVISVNKAQFCVGDTLRLETAALEGASYAWSGPGGFRSAERVVALPVTGAGVAGVYALVVTRYGCESGAASVVVPAPLVTPVAAFTTDPLHAEALYPPLTVNFINGSSGADRYAWDFGDGTVSPEVNPVHVYTRKGDYAVRLTAYNSGGCSASALVSGVASVRDNNYVFIPNGISPNGDGKNDDFRVVMTNIRSFHVYIYDRWGSLLFESGDISHHWDGTYRGRVVPQGTYYYKIEAVGEDGELLRRSGYVAVAL from the coding sequence GTGAAGCGCCTGATCCTTTTCTCTTTTCTTTTTGTTAGTGTGCTGCGCGGCGCGGCGCAGGGTATCGTGCAGGATTGTGTGCTGGGGCAGGCGCTGCAGCAGACGGTGAACTATTGTTCTGCGGCGGGGGAGTTTTCCAATAATAACAAGCATAAATCGATGTGGTTCGTCTTTAAGGCGACGGCGCATGATGTGAATATCAGTGTGAGCAGCCTGGGGCTCAGCGGGGGGCTGGCTTCGCCGGTGGTCAGATTGTACAGCGACTGCAGCGGGACGGAGCTGGTGGGGAGCAGTATCGCGGGGGCGGCGCTGACCTCGTTGTATAAGGGGGGGCTGATCATCGGCGCGACGTATTACCTGCAGGTGACGGGGGACCAGGGGCAGCTGGGGGTTTTCAGCCTGTGCCTGAATAACTATAACCCGGTGGTGAAGCCGGGGCAGGATTGTGCGACGGCTTCGGTGCTGTGTACGACGGAGGCGATCTCGCAGCAGGACGTGACGGGTGCGGGTGCGGATAATGATGAGGCGAAGGGGACCTGCCTGAGCGTGGCGGGGCAGGCCTCGGAGGCGAACAGCGCCTGGTACAAGTGGCAGGCGGCGAACAGCGGGACGCTGGTGTTCACGATCACGCCTTCGGACACGCGGGATGATATCGACTGGGTGTTGTTTGACCTGGGTACGACGGGGGATTGCTCGGGGGTGCGGGCGGCGAACGCTATCCGCTGTAAGGCGGGGGCGGGGGTGGATGTGACGGATTGCCCGGGGGATAAGCCTTACTATAAGACAGGGTTGGACTTCGGGGAAACGGATGTGTCAGAGCCGCCGGGCTGCGGGCAGGGGCAGAACGGGAAGCTGGCGTTTTTAACGATGCAGCAGGGGCACTTCTATGCGCTGCTGATCAACAACTTTTCATCGGGTAACAATGGTTTCAGCCTGGCGTTCACGGATGAGGCGGGGAAGGCGGGGACGGGCCTTTTCGCGGGGCCGCAGCCGGTGATCGGGGTAACAGCCCCGCCGGATTGTACGGAGGCGCCGCAATATGTGTTTACGAGTAAATCGGTGAATTATACGTCGCTGCAGTGGTCTTTCGGCGAGGGGGCGAGCCCGGCAGGGGGCTCCGGGGAGGGGCCGTTCGCGGTATCTTACGCGATGCCGGGGCCGAAAACGGTGACGCTGGAGGCGGGGGGCGCGGGGGGCTGCACGGTGGTGGCGGTGGAGTCGCTGCTGGTCAGGATGAAGCCGGCTTTGCCGGTGATCTCGGTCAATAAGGCGCAGTTTTGTGTGGGTGATACGCTGCGGCTGGAGACGGCGGCGCTGGAGGGCGCTTCCTACGCCTGGTCGGGGCCGGGTGGGTTCCGCTCGGCGGAGCGGGTGGTGGCCCTGCCGGTGACGGGAGCGGGGGTGGCGGGCGTTTATGCGCTGGTGGTGACGCGATACGGGTGTGAAAGCGGGGCAGCTTCGGTGGTGGTGCCGGCGCCGCTGGTAACGCCGGTGGCGGCGTTTACGACGGACCCGCTGCACGCGGAGGCGCTGTACCCGCCGCTGACGGTGAATTTTATAAACGGGTCTTCGGGGGCGGACCGCTATGCCTGGGATTTCGGGGACGGGACGGTTTCTCCGGAGGTGAACCCGGTGCATGTCTACACGCGGAAGGGGGACTATGCGGTGCGGCTGACGGCTTACAACAGCGGGGGCTGCAGCGCGTCGGCGCTGGTGAGCGGGGTGGCCTCGGTCCGGGACAATAACTATGTGTTTATACCGAACGGGATCAGCCCGAACGGGGATGGGAAGAATGATGATTTCCGGGTGGTGATGACGAATATCCGTTCGTTTCATGTGTATATCTATGACCGCTGGGGGTCTTTGCTGTTCGAATCGGGGGATATCAGTCATCACTGGGATGGGACTTACCGGGGCAGGGTGGTGCCGCAGGGCACCTATTATTATAAGATCGAGGCGGTTGGTGAGGACGGGGAGCTGCTGCGGCGTTCGGGTTATGTGGCGGTGGCGCTGTAG
- a CDS encoding sensor histidine kinase, protein MQTAGTTRQPENHGELFLPRPGIPVQILAWCAFIAYEQAAVILTTPSITTLRLSILYYTLNIALFYSHWFLLRYTIREQRRRYLPAVALTLAELAACLALKYGANQLVTISRPMTARQALVSSLWDLHRSLYFIGLSTLTWSIAFISRLRHRALELENARLLGERDRARLEVRLAAAQQAYYRQQLNPHLLFNTLNFIYSRVAATSGEAAKGVLLLSDLLRYSLEAGEPGAKIPLDRELEHIGKLIEISRLRYDGQCYLDYRAEPGQNPAAIIPLLLLTLAENLFKHGLLTDPARPASLHISCRENQLLFHSRNHRKRPGPAREDHTGLKNTRIRLEQSYPGRHTLDISENPDTYELRLNLYL, encoded by the coding sequence ATGCAAACAGCAGGAACCACGCGCCAACCTGAAAATCACGGGGAACTTTTCCTCCCCCGGCCGGGCATCCCCGTCCAGATCCTCGCCTGGTGCGCCTTCATCGCGTACGAGCAGGCCGCCGTGATCCTGACCACCCCGAGCATCACCACCCTGCGACTCAGCATCCTCTATTATACCCTCAACATCGCCCTTTTCTACAGCCACTGGTTCCTGCTGCGCTACACCATCCGCGAACAGCGCCGCCGTTACCTGCCCGCCGTCGCGCTCACCCTCGCCGAGCTCGCCGCCTGCCTCGCACTGAAGTACGGGGCCAACCAACTCGTGACCATCAGCCGCCCCATGACCGCCCGCCAGGCACTGGTCAGCAGCCTCTGGGACCTGCACCGTTCGCTGTATTTTATCGGCCTGTCCACCCTGACCTGGTCCATCGCCTTTATCAGCCGCTTAAGACACCGCGCCCTCGAACTGGAAAACGCACGCCTCCTTGGCGAACGCGACCGCGCCAGGCTCGAAGTCCGCCTCGCCGCCGCCCAGCAAGCCTACTACCGGCAGCAACTTAACCCCCATTTGCTGTTCAACACCCTCAATTTTATTTACAGCCGCGTCGCCGCCACCTCCGGCGAAGCCGCAAAAGGCGTCCTCCTCCTGTCGGACCTACTGCGTTACAGCCTCGAAGCCGGCGAACCCGGCGCTAAGATCCCCCTCGACCGCGAGCTGGAGCATATCGGCAAACTCATCGAGATCAGCCGGCTCCGCTACGACGGCCAATGCTACCTGGACTACCGGGCCGAACCCGGGCAAAACCCCGCCGCCATCATTCCCCTGCTCCTCCTGACCCTGGCCGAGAACCTGTTCAAACACGGCCTGCTGACCGACCCCGCCAGGCCCGCCAGCCTGCACATCTCCTGCCGGGAGAACCAGCTCCTCTTCCACAGCCGCAACCACCGGAAACGCCCCGGCCCGGCCCGGGAAGACCACACCGGCCTCAAAAACACCCGCATCCGCCTCGAACAGTCCTACCCCGGCCGCCATACGCTGGACATCAGCGAAAACCCGGACACCTATGAACTCCGCTTAAACCTGTACTTATGA